The Mesorhizobium sp. B1-1-8 genome contains a region encoding:
- a CDS encoding glycosyltransferase: MKICFVVDKFPSLSETFVLDQIAGCLERGMEVGVVCNETTFGRDRNIDDRRWQALPGKVVCWWGGLGRYRPLLRKWSGRLWDKLSTAIDVVHAHKLQKADVIVAHFGTNGLRVARAIKRGRISAPLVTIYHGNDVGGPMHDNTLARYRPVFENGVLHLPVNAFFRDALIEAGAAPEKVLVHHMGVRPGEMEYRWRSWEHDTIRFISVCRLTEKKGIGYALRALASLPRRDWIYSVIGGGELLEGLKRLAVELGIADRVSFLGPRPHAEVKQRLRDAHVFVLPSVGARDGDIEGIPVALMEAMAAGLTVVSTYHSGIPELIEDGKTGFLAPERDVAALARKLTWIAENPKLCEPIALAARRKIEADFNADMLNERFAQIATELAEMRAPT; this comes from the coding sequence ATGAAGATTTGCTTCGTGGTCGACAAGTTCCCCTCCTTGTCCGAGACCTTCGTCCTCGACCAGATAGCCGGGTGCCTTGAGCGCGGCATGGAGGTCGGCGTCGTCTGCAACGAGACGACCTTCGGCAGGGACCGCAATATCGATGATCGACGTTGGCAGGCGCTGCCCGGAAAGGTTGTATGCTGGTGGGGCGGCCTCGGCCGCTACCGTCCGTTGCTCAGGAAATGGTCCGGGAGGCTGTGGGACAAACTCTCGACCGCCATCGATGTCGTGCACGCCCACAAACTGCAGAAAGCCGATGTCATCGTCGCGCATTTCGGCACCAATGGCCTGCGCGTCGCGCGCGCCATCAAGCGCGGCAGGATTTCCGCGCCGCTGGTGACGATCTATCATGGCAATGATGTGGGCGGGCCGATGCATGACAACACGCTGGCGCGTTACAGGCCCGTATTCGAAAACGGCGTTCTCCACCTGCCGGTGAACGCCTTTTTCCGCGACGCCCTGATCGAGGCAGGCGCGGCGCCGGAGAAGGTCTTGGTGCACCATATGGGCGTTCGGCCCGGCGAGATGGAGTACCGGTGGCGCTCTTGGGAGCACGACACGATACGCTTCATCTCGGTCTGCCGCCTGACCGAGAAAAAAGGCATCGGATATGCGCTTCGCGCGCTTGCCAGCCTGCCGCGCCGCGACTGGATCTATTCGGTGATCGGCGGCGGCGAGTTGCTGGAAGGGCTAAAGCGTCTTGCCGTCGAGCTCGGCATCGCCGACAGGGTGAGTTTTCTGGGTCCGAGGCCGCATGCCGAGGTCAAGCAGCGCCTGCGCGACGCGCATGTGTTCGTGTTGCCCAGCGTCGGCGCGCGCGATGGCGATATCGAGGGCATACCGGTCGCGCTGATGGAAGCCATGGCTGCGGGGCTGACGGTTGTCAGCACCTATCATTCGGGGATTCCCGAGCTGATCGAGGACGGCAAGACAGGCTTTCTCGCACCGGAGCGGGACGTCGCGGCCCTTGCCCGCAAACTCACCTGGATCGCCGAAAATCCGAAGCTGTGCGAACCGATCGCGCTCGCTGCACGCCGCAAGATCGAGGCGGATTTCAACGCGGACATGCTGAACGAACGGTTTGCGCAGATTGCTACCGAGCTTGCTGAGATGAGAGCGCCCACATGA
- a CDS encoding glycosyltransferase family 4 protein: MLHVLYLVHDVSDPAVRRRVIMLRAGGARITLAGFRRTTDPVAEIEGLEPIDLGATRDGRFAQRIGAVAKAAVSIGAKLAAMQRPDLIIARNLEMLALARRANGVFGARVPIVYECLDIHRLVLRNDLLGRTLRGAERHLARDVKLLVTSSPAFVANYFEPFGQIAAPVELVENKYFDTAPVTADDLREEGNPVPPPWRIGWFGALRCRRSLELLAKFTRGQNGRFEVVLRGRPALSEFPDFHGLVEAEPWLSFRGPYRNPEDMAAIYREVHFAWAIDFFEEGQNSEWLLPNRLYEGCRFGAVPISMARTETGRFLKRHDIGVLLSEATPEALDAALGRMDQDRFRRLKSRVLARNPRTWSYDRSDCLAFVDKLRGLAATPGTFAAEALA, translated from the coding sequence ATGCTGCATGTCTTGTACCTTGTGCATGACGTATCCGACCCGGCGGTGCGCCGGAGGGTCATCATGCTCAGGGCAGGCGGTGCCAGGATAACCCTGGCAGGCTTCCGCCGCACCACCGATCCGGTCGCCGAGATCGAGGGCCTCGAGCCGATCGACCTTGGCGCGACGCGTGACGGCCGATTCGCGCAGCGCATCGGCGCGGTGGCCAAGGCGGCGGTGTCGATCGGCGCCAAGCTGGCCGCAATGCAGCGGCCTGACCTCATCATTGCGCGTAACCTGGAAATGCTGGCGCTCGCCCGCCGCGCCAATGGTGTTTTCGGGGCGCGCGTGCCGATCGTCTACGAATGCCTGGACATCCATCGTCTGGTGCTGCGCAACGACCTGCTCGGTCGGACGCTGCGTGGCGCCGAACGCCATCTCGCCCGTGACGTGAAGCTGCTGGTGACGAGCTCGCCGGCTTTCGTTGCCAACTATTTCGAGCCGTTCGGGCAAATCGCCGCACCGGTCGAGCTGGTCGAGAACAAGTATTTCGACACCGCTCCGGTCACGGCGGACGATCTGCGCGAGGAGGGCAACCCGGTACCGCCGCCCTGGCGCATCGGCTGGTTCGGCGCGTTGCGCTGCCGCCGCTCGCTGGAGCTTCTGGCCAAGTTCACCCGCGGGCAGAACGGTCGCTTCGAGGTCGTACTCAGGGGCCGTCCGGCGCTGTCGGAATTCCCGGATTTTCATGGCCTAGTCGAGGCCGAGCCGTGGCTTTCGTTTCGCGGGCCCTACCGCAACCCGGAAGACATGGCGGCGATCTACCGGGAGGTGCACTTCGCCTGGGCGATCGATTTCTTCGAAGAGGGTCAGAATTCGGAGTGGCTGCTCCCCAACCGCCTTTACGAGGGGTGCCGTTTCGGCGCCGTGCCGATCTCGATGGCCAGAACCGAAACCGGCCGCTTCCTCAAGCGGCATGATATCGGCGTGCTTCTGTCCGAGGCCACGCCCGAGGCGCTCGATGCCGCGCTTGGCCGGATGGACCAGGACCGCTTCCGCAGGCTGAAGTCGCGCGTTCTGGCGCGCAATCCGAGAACCTGGAGCTACGACCGCAGCGATTGCCTGGCCTTCGTCGACAAGCTGCGCGGCCTTGCCGCAACCCCCGGCACCTTCGCGGCCGAGGCGTTGGCGTAG
- a CDS encoding family 16 glycosylhydrolase, which yields MDVKRRELLACLCASVAMPLVAGRALAQTVADKPALDPLPDWSKVKLQLWKYNNPFVPSQWSEPKLGGYDWKGSNVKIVDGALQLTVSEKASAEVIAGGKSAAASAARWEVDVTLPTMRPGLIAAPLWTFNDKAHEEIDFEIVGTRGLQLTVWASVDNKHKSVWVKWVKLGDLSGQRYRLGIEYEAGKRVAFFIDGKEAAVVTPADTTGGAFPSNPMKPYFDLWVAAGDVMDPRWAGKWEPMAPADKLVMTIHGYRRSDISS from the coding sequence ATGGACGTCAAACGCAGAGAACTTCTGGCATGCCTTTGTGCCTCAGTAGCAATGCCGCTGGTCGCCGGACGCGCTTTGGCGCAGACGGTTGCCGACAAGCCCGCCCTCGATCCGCTTCCGGATTGGTCAAAGGTCAAGCTCCAGCTTTGGAAGTACAACAACCCCTTCGTTCCCTCGCAGTGGAGCGAACCCAAGCTCGGCGGCTACGACTGGAAGGGCTCGAACGTCAAGATTGTCGACGGCGCGCTGCAACTGACCGTCAGCGAAAAGGCCTCCGCGGAAGTCATCGCCGGCGGCAAATCGGCGGCGGCCTCAGCCGCGCGCTGGGAAGTGGACGTGACATTGCCAACCATGCGGCCGGGGCTTATCGCGGCTCCGCTGTGGACGTTCAACGACAAGGCCCACGAGGAAATCGACTTCGAGATCGTCGGCACCAGGGGGCTGCAGCTCACCGTCTGGGCAAGCGTGGACAACAAGCACAAGAGCGTCTGGGTCAAATGGGTCAAGCTTGGCGACCTGTCGGGTCAACGCTACCGGCTCGGCATAGAATATGAAGCCGGCAAAAGAGTAGCGTTTTTCATCGATGGCAAGGAAGCCGCCGTCGTGACACCCGCCGACACGACCGGAGGCGCTTTCCCGAGCAATCCGATGAAGCCCTATTTTGACCTGTGGGTCGCCGCGGGCGACGTCATGGATCCGCGCTGGGCCGGCAAATGGGAGCCGATGGCGCCCGCCGACAAGCTGGTCATGACCATCCACGGCTACAGGCGGTCCGATATCAGTTCGTGA
- a CDS encoding glycosyltransferase family 2 protein: protein MTQTPASSLIVIPCLNEAAHIGTLLEQLRPAAARLGARIVVADGGSTDGTQAIVEKVAAQDAQVALLANPKRIQSAAINLAVAAFGDGADYLIRIDAHGGYPADYCDRLVEEALATGADSVVVSMLTSGTGAVQKAVAAAQNSKLGTGGSKHRHLSAGEWVDHGHHALMRIDAFRAVGGYDETFSHNEDAELDYRLRRAGYRIWMSGKTQMVYYPRSSLKSLYFQYLGYGRGRAKNVLKHRMLPKIRQMIPLLVAPVVLLALFSFAHWLAAVPFLLWAAVCLGYGVVTAIRQANAGIALAGVSAMVMHFGWSVGFWLQLLTPRARRGVA, encoded by the coding sequence ATGACGCAGACACCGGCATCGAGCCTGATCGTCATTCCCTGCCTCAACGAGGCCGCCCATATCGGCACGCTGCTCGAACAATTGCGGCCGGCCGCGGCACGGCTCGGCGCCCGCATCGTCGTTGCCGACGGCGGCAGCACCGACGGCACGCAAGCCATCGTCGAAAAGGTCGCGGCGCAAGATGCGCAGGTCGCGCTGCTCGCCAACCCGAAGCGCATCCAGAGCGCAGCGATCAACCTCGCGGTCGCAGCGTTCGGCGATGGCGCGGACTATCTCATCCGCATCGACGCGCATGGCGGCTATCCCGCCGATTATTGCGACAGGCTGGTCGAGGAGGCGCTGGCGACGGGCGCGGATTCGGTGGTCGTCTCTATGCTGACCAGCGGCACCGGCGCCGTGCAGAAGGCTGTCGCCGCGGCGCAGAATTCCAAGCTCGGCACCGGCGGTTCCAAGCACCGGCATTTGTCGGCCGGCGAATGGGTCGACCACGGCCATCATGCGCTGATGCGCATCGACGCCTTCCGGGCCGTGGGCGGCTATGACGAGACCTTCAGCCACAACGAGGACGCCGAGCTCGACTATCGCCTGCGGCGGGCCGGCTACCGCATCTGGATGAGCGGCAAGACGCAGATGGTCTATTATCCGCGCTCCTCGCTGAAGAGCCTTTATTTCCAGTATCTCGGCTATGGCCGCGGCCGCGCCAAGAACGTGCTGAAGCACCGCATGCTGCCGAAGATCAGACAGATGATCCCGCTGCTGGTCGCCCCCGTGGTGCTGCTCGCGCTCTTCTCCTTCGCCCACTGGCTGGCGGCGGTGCCTTTCCTGCTGTGGGCGGCAGTGTGCCTCGGCTACGGCGTCGTGACGGCGATACGCCAGGCCAATGCGGGCATAGCGCTGGCCGGCGTTTCCGCGATGGTTATGCATTTCGGCTGGTCGGTCGGCTTCTGGCTGCAGCTGCTGACGCCCAGAGCGCGGCGCGGGGTGGCATGA
- a CDS encoding glycosyltransferase family 4 protein, with amino-acid sequence MSRSLRIAVYDDKYPTSFVTPRASRHTILRKRFLPFNLISSKLEGITLIEPDRSVDLVHAFNRIPVNASKFIMSFESHLPRHFALRKKGRIPQYMRSRIASPRCRRIIALSHFARRCFLKQHADNPDLGVLTEKLIVRHPNIIVPAVEDAMADNTAEELVLTFVGAHFGRKGGCVAVKIAEKALERHLPIRLNIVSSLQVGGPIWTDPTSPGFFDPYLGLLNLKNVQHHGVLPNHEVRQLLRHSHFGILATFGDTFGYSALESMSEHTPVLGTRVCALPEFLQDGVNGISLPVKLTETGDWSSPGYNFRGDAGYARYFRDEVERLATEAVERLTVYIGQPKLMAPLRRQARRTAEIMFGSGPAAEFFDALYDRVALESTREPARLDPMHDISSPQSLPPESGEKGPAAEIRSPPRASAA; translated from the coding sequence ATGAGCAGATCTCTTCGCATTGCCGTCTACGACGACAAGTACCCGACCAGTTTTGTTACACCGCGCGCTTCCAGACATACGATCCTGCGCAAGCGGTTTCTGCCGTTCAATTTGATCTCGTCGAAGCTGGAAGGCATCACGCTGATCGAGCCCGACCGGTCGGTCGACCTCGTACATGCGTTCAACCGGATACCGGTCAACGCCTCGAAATTCATCATGTCCTTCGAATCGCATTTGCCGCGTCATTTCGCCCTGCGCAAGAAGGGCCGGATACCGCAGTATATGCGATCGCGGATCGCCAGCCCCCGCTGCCGCCGGATCATCGCCCTGTCGCATTTTGCCCGCAGATGCTTTCTGAAACAGCACGCCGACAATCCCGATCTCGGGGTCCTCACCGAAAAGCTGATCGTGCGCCATCCCAACATCATCGTTCCTGCCGTCGAGGATGCGATGGCGGACAATACCGCGGAAGAGCTCGTGCTGACATTCGTCGGCGCCCATTTCGGCCGCAAGGGCGGATGCGTGGCGGTCAAGATCGCGGAAAAGGCCTTAGAGCGGCACCTGCCGATCCGGCTAAACATCGTTTCGAGCCTGCAAGTTGGTGGCCCGATATGGACGGATCCGACAAGCCCGGGATTCTTCGATCCCTATCTCGGGCTGCTTAACCTGAAGAATGTCCAACATCACGGTGTGCTGCCCAACCATGAGGTGCGGCAATTGTTGCGCCATTCGCATTTCGGCATTCTCGCCACCTTCGGCGACACGTTCGGCTATTCGGCGCTGGAATCGATGTCGGAACACACGCCGGTCCTTGGCACCAGGGTCTGTGCCCTGCCGGAATTCCTGCAGGATGGTGTCAACGGGATCTCGTTGCCGGTGAAGCTGACCGAGACCGGCGACTGGTCGAGCCCGGGATATAATTTCCGGGGCGATGCGGGCTACGCGCGCTATTTCCGCGACGAGGTCGAGCGCCTTGCCACCGAGGCCGTCGAACGGCTAACCGTCTATATAGGGCAGCCGAAACTGATGGCGCCGCTGCGGCGCCAGGCCCGCAGAACGGCCGAGATCATGTTCGGGTCAGGGCCGGCGGCGGAATTTTTCGACGCGCTTTACGATCGTGTCGCGCTGGAGTCCACCAGGGAGCCGGCCCGGCTCGATCCAATGCACGACATTTCTTCTCCGCAATCCCTGCCGCCTGAATCCGGAGAAAAGGGCCCAGCGGCTGAGATCCGCTCGCCGCCGAGAGCTTCGGCTGCCTGA
- a CDS encoding glycosyltransferase, which yields MMTGRSIDICICTFRRPELADTLRSIAALETPEGFEIGIVVADNDDEPTAHSQVKALAQELKLPVRYRHAPARNISIARNACLDASVSDFVAFIDDDETASPAWLVELAATADETGAPAVLGPVRARYRADAPDWMRKGDFHSTLPVWVGGEIRAGYTCNVLLNMADASLRNRRFSLARGQTGGEDTEFFDNMVKAGGRIAFAPDAFVEEVVPRARAAFDWLRRRRFRFGQTHGHLIGRDAGGVRRAGQIGLASAKAAYCFGMAVLTAISPVRRNRSVLRGIMHVGVVSGLVGVREIRQYGLTSQQGDKRAA from the coding sequence ATGATGACGGGCCGCTCCATCGACATCTGCATCTGCACGTTCCGGCGGCCGGAGCTTGCCGACACGCTGCGTTCCATCGCCGCGCTGGAGACGCCCGAGGGATTCGAAATCGGCATAGTCGTCGCCGACAATGATGACGAGCCGACGGCGCATTCTCAGGTGAAGGCGTTGGCGCAGGAGCTGAAGTTGCCCGTCCGCTATCGCCATGCGCCGGCGCGCAACATTTCGATCGCCCGCAATGCCTGTCTCGACGCCAGCGTGTCGGACTTCGTCGCCTTCATCGACGATGACGAGACGGCTTCTCCCGCCTGGCTTGTCGAACTGGCGGCGACCGCGGACGAAACAGGGGCGCCCGCCGTGCTCGGACCGGTCAGGGCACGCTACCGCGCCGACGCGCCCGACTGGATGCGCAAGGGCGATTTCCATTCGACCTTGCCGGTCTGGGTGGGGGGCGAGATCCGCGCCGGCTACACCTGCAACGTGCTGCTCAACATGGCCGACGCAAGCTTGCGCAACCGGCGCTTCAGCCTGGCGCGCGGCCAGACGGGCGGCGAAGACACCGAATTCTTCGACAATATGGTCAAGGCGGGCGGGCGCATCGCCTTTGCGCCCGACGCCTTTGTCGAGGAGGTGGTGCCGCGTGCCAGGGCGGCATTCGACTGGCTGCGCCGGCGCCGCTTCCGCTTCGGCCAGACGCATGGCCACCTGATCGGACGCGATGCCGGCGGCGTGCGCCGTGCCGGCCAGATCGGTCTCGCTTCCGCCAAGGCGGCCTATTGCTTCGGCATGGCGGTTTTGACGGCGATCAGCCCGGTCCGACGGAACCGCAGCGTGCTGCGCGGCATTATGCATGTTGGTGTCGTCAGCGGTTTGGTCGGCGTCCGCGAAATCCGCCAATACGGCCTCACCTCGCAGCAAGGGGACAAGCGTGCAGCCTGA
- a CDS encoding polysaccharide pyruvyl transferase family protein produces the protein MRIVIENTVCLNTGDAAILLAICHIFQSVAGGDTQFFVFDSQPEVAARLYPKKDYPRLEFHKLLSESLFRYKDGRRIKDQLKSVYNWGVFRALRRFAKNSPASSAFLSQGDRRGLDIYRNADLVVTTGGTYLVENYNLERRLNQFRIDAILGKDPVFFTQSLGPFNKSYNRQELGPIFDRSPLILLRDERSRGHILDMVKEPGKCHVVADAVFALADTDRIEQRLASAKPAAETGRVAISVRHWNYVNDGEGGMRRYIDSVREIATILVRDHAKEVTFVSTCQGVPEYAHDDSKTARAIVAELDPEIARHVSVDASFHTPDQLMALVKGFDFVVATRMHMMIMSLCVGTPVLPIAYEFKTKEVAKRIGVADLLLDIDTVTPQEAAEKLGRFAGNLDQYRRTSLQAVLEEHTSAMSAADLLRPLVAGASAHVASNVRKGGEEHLARLGKDQHQDQGEPVVEA, from the coding sequence ATGAGAATCGTCATCGAAAACACCGTGTGCCTGAATACCGGGGATGCGGCGATTCTCCTGGCCATATGCCATATCTTCCAATCCGTTGCCGGCGGCGACACGCAATTTTTCGTTTTCGACAGTCAGCCGGAGGTCGCTGCGAGGCTCTACCCGAAAAAGGACTATCCACGTCTTGAATTTCACAAGCTGCTGTCGGAATCCCTGTTCAGGTACAAAGATGGGCGAAGGATAAAAGACCAGCTCAAGTCGGTCTATAATTGGGGTGTTTTCCGCGCTCTGCGGCGGTTCGCCAAAAACAGCCCCGCGAGCAGTGCTTTTCTCAGCCAGGGTGACCGGCGCGGTCTCGATATCTATCGAAACGCCGACCTCGTGGTCACGACAGGCGGCACCTATCTGGTCGAGAATTACAACCTTGAACGGCGACTGAACCAGTTCCGCATCGACGCAATCCTTGGCAAGGATCCCGTCTTCTTCACGCAATCCCTGGGTCCGTTCAACAAAAGCTACAATCGACAGGAATTGGGGCCGATCTTCGACCGGAGTCCGCTCATCCTGCTGCGCGACGAGCGTTCGAGAGGCCACATACTGGACATGGTGAAAGAGCCTGGCAAATGCCATGTCGTGGCCGATGCCGTGTTTGCGCTCGCCGACACCGACAGGATCGAACAACGGCTGGCCTCCGCCAAGCCAGCGGCAGAGACGGGCCGCGTCGCCATCTCCGTCCGCCACTGGAACTATGTCAATGACGGGGAAGGCGGCATGCGCCGCTATATCGATTCGGTTCGCGAGATCGCGACCATCCTTGTCAGGGATCACGCCAAGGAAGTGACCTTCGTGTCGACATGCCAGGGCGTGCCGGAATACGCGCACGACGATTCCAAGACGGCGCGCGCGATCGTTGCCGAGCTTGATCCGGAGATCGCCAGGCACGTCAGTGTGGACGCTTCCTTCCATACTCCCGATCAGTTGATGGCACTGGTGAAAGGTTTTGATTTCGTCGTCGCGACGCGCATGCATATGATGATCATGTCGCTTTGCGTCGGCACGCCGGTGCTGCCGATCGCCTATGAATTTAAGACCAAGGAAGTCGCCAAGCGCATCGGTGTCGCCGACCTGTTGCTCGACATCGACACCGTCACGCCGCAGGAGGCGGCCGAAAAGCTGGGCAGGTTTGCCGGCAACCTCGACCAATATCGCCGCACCAGCCTTCAGGCCGTGCTTGAAGAGCATACCTCGGCGATGTCGGCCGCGGACTTGTTGCGGCCCCTGGTCGCCGGCGCTTCAGCGCATGTTGCGAGCAATGTTCGGAAGGGTGGCGAAGAGCATCTTGCGCGACTGGGGAAAGATCAGCATCAGGATCAGGGCGAGCCCGTAGTTGAGGCATAG
- a CDS encoding lipopolysaccharide biosynthesis protein, with protein MNANPPPPQFGRVALRGGLVTAGAQGFKMVIQFLSVIILARLLVPEDFGLVASVGPIVAFVGLLQNLGLQQALVQRRNISEKQLNQVFWVSAVVGLGSSVVVAALAPAIAAFYGDQRMLGITIASALPLLLGSVAAVPLALMNRHLQFGQLALNDVITAAAGLVVTAIAAWAGMGYWSLVLGPAAAAVVALAAAWRVAGWTPSRPDLKVEGDILHFGANLTGFNLVNFFSRNLDNILIGKYSGAVELGYYDRAYKLLLFPLQNITQPLTRVMVPLLSRIHEDKPRFRDLYVRTNWMLAAITMPGIAALTLTSEQVVALLFGPRWTAVAPIFAWLGVASLMQSVSSTTGWIFICQGKTKVMFQWGIYSSLTTVASFVVGLHWGAVGVAAAYAISGYLLRIPVLAVLVHRVGPVTAGDFLVMQGLFIASSLLAWLAFLGLPASLIGRSDLFAVALALCLNYGLALILMLIFPQSRKMLFATLPNIARNMR; from the coding sequence ATGAACGCCAACCCGCCTCCTCCTCAGTTCGGCCGTGTCGCACTGCGCGGCGGGCTGGTCACCGCCGGCGCCCAAGGGTTCAAGATGGTGATCCAGTTCCTTTCGGTCATCATCCTCGCCCGTCTTCTCGTGCCCGAGGATTTCGGTCTGGTGGCGTCCGTTGGACCGATCGTCGCTTTTGTCGGATTGCTGCAAAATCTTGGCCTGCAGCAAGCCCTGGTCCAGCGCAGGAACATCAGCGAGAAGCAGCTCAACCAGGTGTTCTGGGTCAGCGCCGTTGTCGGACTGGGCAGTTCCGTGGTGGTCGCGGCGCTGGCGCCAGCCATTGCCGCCTTCTACGGCGACCAGCGCATGCTCGGCATCACCATTGCCTCCGCGCTGCCGCTGCTGCTTGGCAGCGTTGCCGCGGTCCCGCTGGCGCTGATGAACCGCCATCTGCAATTCGGTCAGCTGGCCCTCAACGACGTGATAACGGCCGCCGCCGGACTTGTCGTCACCGCGATCGCGGCCTGGGCCGGAATGGGTTACTGGTCGCTGGTGCTGGGGCCGGCGGCCGCGGCAGTGGTTGCGCTCGCCGCAGCATGGCGGGTGGCGGGTTGGACGCCCTCGCGGCCGGATCTGAAAGTCGAGGGCGACATCTTGCACTTCGGCGCCAATTTGACCGGCTTCAATCTCGTCAACTTCTTCTCACGCAATCTCGACAATATCCTCATCGGCAAATATTCCGGAGCGGTCGAGCTTGGCTATTATGACCGTGCCTACAAGCTGCTTCTGTTTCCGCTGCAGAACATCACCCAGCCGCTGACGCGCGTGATGGTGCCGCTGCTCAGCCGCATTCACGAGGACAAGCCCCGCTTCCGCGACCTTTACGTGCGAACCAACTGGATGCTGGCAGCCATAACCATGCCTGGCATCGCGGCGCTGACGCTGACATCCGAACAGGTCGTCGCGCTTCTTTTCGGACCGCGCTGGACAGCCGTGGCGCCTATTTTTGCCTGGCTGGGCGTCGCCAGCCTGATGCAGTCCGTCTCAAGCACCACCGGCTGGATATTCATTTGCCAGGGCAAGACCAAGGTGATGTTTCAGTGGGGCATCTACTCGTCGCTGACGACGGTCGCCTCTTTCGTCGTCGGCCTGCATTGGGGTGCTGTCGGCGTCGCCGCTGCCTACGCCATCAGCGGCTATTTGCTGCGCATTCCCGTGCTTGCCGTGCTGGTCCACCGCGTCGGTCCGGTGACTGCCGGCGATTTCCTGGTCATGCAAGGGCTGTTCATCGCTTCGTCGCTGCTGGCCTGGCTTGCCTTTCTGGGGCTGCCGGCCTCGCTCATCGGCCGATCAGACCTTTTCGCCGTGGCCCTTGCGCTATGCCTCAACTACGGGCTCGCCCTGATCCTGATGCTGATCTTTCCCCAGTCGCGCAAGATGCTCTTCGCCACCCTTCCGAACATTGCTCGCAACATGCGCTGA